One segment of Deltaproteobacteria bacterium DNA contains the following:
- a CDS encoding 50S ribosomal protein L7/L12, translating into MEGVSKEQVKDFIKNMTLMDAAALVKELEEELGVSAAAPVAAAAAAGPAAAAAEEKTEFNVILTEVGEKKIQVIKVVRELTGLGLKEAKDLVDGAPKPVKEAIPKAEAETIKKKLEEQGAKVEIK; encoded by the coding sequence ATGGAAGGCGTATCAAAAGAACAGGTTAAAGATTTCATCAAGAACATGACCTTGATGGATGCGGCGGCTCTGGTGAAAGAGCTCGAAGAAGAGTTAGGCGTTAGCGCGGCGGCACCGGTTGCGGCAGCAGCAGCGGCTGGACCGGCGGCGGCAGCGGCGGAAGAAAAGACTGAGTTCAACGTCATTCTCACCGAAGTGGGCGAGAAGAAGATTCAGGTCATTAAGGTTGTCCGTGAGCTCACCGGCCTCGGTTTGAAAGAGGCCAAGGATCTTGTCGATGGCGCGCCCAAGCCGGTTAAAGAAGCGATACCCAAAGCGGAAGCCGAAACGATCAAGAAGAAGCTCGAAGAGCAGGGCGCGAAAGTCGAAATCAAGTAG
- the rpoB gene encoding DNA-directed RNA polymerase subunit beta: MAFQVANNLRFRRSFGRIRKIIDLPYLIEIQKNSYDLFLQKDALPTERQNMGLQEVFKSVFPIKDFNETASLEFVSFALSEPKYDVEECHQRGMTFAAPLKVTVQLVLWDVDQQTGSRSIKNVKEQEVYFGEIPLMTVNGTFMVNGTERVIVSQLHRSPGVFFEHDKGKTHASGKLLYSSRIIPYRGSWVDLEFDPRDIIYVRIDRRRKFHATVLLRALGMTPEDLLNYYYKTDTIVFDGRKPALVFNPNHLFGAKVSADVRDPKSNDIIVKEGKKFTRPVLRQMETAKLKHVPIALEDVLGRVAAHDIVEPGTKTVLLECNHEITQEKLDLIRDKGIHQIEVLFIDDSSIGPYLRNTLLQDRIKSPQDAIMEIYRRLRPGDPPTVDSSTNFFNNLFFNSDRYDLSKVGRLKLNHRLKLNVPLEQGTLRKEDILEVVRYLMELKNGNGSVDDIDHLGNRRVRAVGELVENHFRVGLVRMERAIKEKMSLQDIETLMPQELINYKPVSAALKEFFGSSQLSQFMDQTNPLSEITHKRRLSALGPGGLTRERAGFEVRDVHPTHYGRVCPIETPEGPNIGLIASLTTYARVNDFGFIETPYREVENGRVTDRIRYLSALEEEDHVIAQANAPIDNRGHFDIDLISSRKGGEFIMARPEEVNFMDVSPNQLVSVAASLIPFLENDDANRALMGSNMQRQAVPLLRTEAPFVGTGMEKVVARDSGVTVVARRDGVIESVDSTRIVVKADKTSGPRDTGVDIYNLVKYQRSNQNTCINQRPIVVVGDQVKAGDVIADGPSTEMGELALGRNVVVALMPWGGYNFEDSILINERVVKEDIYTSIHIEEFECVSRDTKLGPEEITRDIPNVGDEALTDLDESGIIRIGAEVRPGHILVGKITPKGETQLSPEEKLLRAIFGEKAGEVRDTSLRVPPGVEGTVINVRIFSRKGLSKDDRSRTIEDEEVTRLRKDQHDEVRILQEGALRRLKKLLAGRRLANRISDDSRKVLFNKGQELTEEDIDQLPMSYWSEIRVDNESVENELNRIIESTTTQVNLIKRAFDDKIEKLKGGDELPPGVIKMVKVFVAIKRKLQVGDKMAGRHGNKGVISRILPEEDMPYLDDGTPVDVVLNPLGVPSRMNVGQILEAHLGWAALSLGRQIDEMMRSQKGDNDALRRRLKEYLNTREANELIDGAKDSEILKLAEKYRDGVRFASPVFDGAAEEEIFNLLRKAGLPASGQVTLHDGRTGEPFDGKVTVGVMYIMKLHHLVDDKIHARSTGPYSLVTQQPLGGKAQFGGQRLGEMEVWALEAYGAAYTLQEMLTVKSDDVVGRTRMYEAIVKGEHLLEPGLPESFNVMVKELQSLCLDVELVEEK; encoded by the coding sequence ATGGCATTTCAAGTTGCCAATAACTTACGATTTCGCCGTAGTTTTGGGAGGATCCGAAAGATCATCGATCTTCCCTATTTGATTGAAATTCAAAAAAACTCTTACGACCTCTTCTTGCAGAAAGATGCCCTGCCGACGGAACGGCAGAACATGGGGCTGCAGGAAGTGTTCAAGTCGGTTTTCCCGATCAAGGACTTTAACGAGACCGCTTCGTTGGAATTCGTCAGCTTCGCCTTGAGCGAGCCCAAGTATGACGTCGAGGAATGCCATCAACGTGGCATGACCTTCGCCGCGCCGTTGAAAGTCACGGTGCAACTAGTGTTGTGGGATGTCGATCAGCAGACCGGCTCGCGCAGCATCAAGAACGTCAAGGAGCAGGAAGTTTACTTTGGCGAGATTCCGCTGATGACCGTCAACGGCACGTTCATGGTCAACGGCACCGAGCGCGTCATCGTTAGCCAGTTGCACCGTTCGCCGGGGGTATTTTTCGAACACGACAAGGGCAAGACGCACGCCAGCGGCAAGCTGCTCTATTCGTCACGGATCATTCCCTATCGCGGCTCCTGGGTCGATCTAGAATTCGATCCCCGCGATATTATCTATGTCCGCATCGATCGGCGCCGGAAATTTCACGCCACCGTATTGCTGCGGGCTTTGGGCATGACGCCGGAAGACTTGCTCAATTATTATTACAAGACCGACACCATCGTGTTCGACGGCCGCAAGCCGGCGCTGGTGTTCAATCCCAATCATTTGTTCGGCGCCAAGGTGAGCGCCGATGTGCGCGATCCCAAGTCCAACGACATCATCGTCAAGGAAGGCAAGAAGTTTACTCGGCCGGTGCTGCGTCAGATGGAAACGGCCAAGCTCAAACATGTGCCCATCGCTTTGGAAGATGTCCTCGGCCGGGTCGCCGCCCATGACATCGTCGAGCCCGGGACAAAGACCGTGCTGCTCGAATGCAATCACGAGATCACCCAAGAGAAGCTCGATCTGATTCGCGACAAAGGCATTCATCAGATCGAAGTGCTGTTCATCGACGATTCCAGCATCGGTCCCTATCTGCGCAACACGTTGCTGCAGGACCGCATCAAATCCCCCCAAGATGCGATTATGGAGATCTACCGGCGCCTTCGTCCGGGCGATCCGCCGACGGTGGATTCTTCAACCAACTTTTTTAATAACTTATTTTTCAACTCGGACCGCTACGATCTGTCGAAGGTCGGCCGCTTGAAGCTCAATCATCGCTTGAAGCTCAACGTGCCGCTGGAACAGGGGACGCTGCGCAAAGAAGACATCCTCGAAGTCGTCCGTTACTTGATGGAACTCAAGAACGGCAACGGTTCGGTGGATGACATCGACCATCTCGGCAACCGCCGGGTGCGCGCGGTGGGCGAGTTGGTGGAGAATCATTTTCGCGTCGGCCTGGTGCGCATGGAGCGGGCGATCAAAGAAAAGATGAGCCTGCAAGACATCGAAACTTTGATGCCGCAGGAATTGATCAACTACAAACCTGTATCGGCAGCGTTAAAAGAGTTTTTCGGCTCCAGTCAGTTGTCGCAGTTCATGGATCAGACCAATCCGCTGTCGGAAATCACCCACAAGCGGCGCCTGTCGGCCCTCGGTCCCGGCGGTTTGACTCGCGAGCGCGCCGGCTTCGAAGTGCGCGACGTGCATCCGACCCATTACGGCCGGGTTTGCCCGATCGAAACGCCGGAAGGTCCGAACATCGGTTTGATCGCGTCGTTGACGACCTATGCTCGGGTCAACGATTTCGGTTTCATCGAAACGCCCTATCGCGAAGTGGAAAATGGCCGGGTCACCGACCGTATTCGTTACCTGTCGGCGCTCGAAGAAGAAGATCACGTGATCGCCCAGGCCAATGCCCCCATCGATAACCGCGGCCATTTCGATATCGATCTGATTTCCTCGCGCAAAGGCGGCGAGTTCATCATGGCGCGGCCCGAAGAAGTCAACTTCATGGACGTGTCGCCGAACCAATTGGTGAGCGTGGCGGCGTCGCTGATTCCGTTTCTCGAAAACGACGACGCTAACCGCGCCTTGATGGGTTCCAACATGCAGCGCCAAGCGGTGCCGCTGTTGCGCACCGAGGCGCCCTTTGTCGGTACCGGCATGGAGAAAGTCGTCGCACGCGACTCCGGCGTCACCGTGGTGGCGCGGCGCGATGGCGTGATCGAAAGCGTCGATTCCACGCGCATCGTCGTCAAGGCGGACAAGACTTCCGGCCCGCGCGATACCGGCGTCGATATTTACAATCTGGTCAAATACCAACGTTCGAATCAAAACACCTGCATCAACCAACGGCCGATCGTCGTCGTTGGCGACCAAGTCAAAGCCGGCGATGTCATCGCCGACGGCCCGTCGACGGAGATGGGCGAGCTCGCCCTGGGCCGCAATGTGGTGGTCGCGCTGATGCCTTGGGGCGGTTACAATTTTGAAGACTCGATTTTGATCAACGAGCGGGTGGTCAAAGAAGATATCTACACTTCGATTCACATCGAAGAGTTCGAGTGCGTGTCGCGCGACACCAAGCTCGGGCCCGAGGAAATCACCCGCGACATTCCCAACGTCGGCGACGAAGCGCTCACCGATCTCGATGAAAGCGGTATCATTCGCATCGGCGCGGAAGTGCGGCCGGGTCACATTCTCGTCGGTAAGATTACCCCTAAAGGCGAGACCCAGCTGTCGCCCGAAGAAAAACTCCTGCGGGCGATCTTCGGCGAAAAAGCCGGCGAAGTGCGCGACACTTCGTTGCGCGTGCCGCCGGGTGTCGAAGGCACGGTCATCAACGTGCGGATTTTCTCGCGCAAAGGTTTGAGCAAGGACGACCGTAGCCGGACTATCGAGGATGAGGAAGTCACGCGGCTGAGAAAAGATCAGCATGACGAAGTGCGCATTCTCCAAGAGGGCGCGCTCAGGCGGCTGAAAAAATTGCTCGCCGGCCGGCGCTTGGCCAATCGCATCAGCGACGACAGCCGCAAGGTGCTGTTCAACAAGGGCCAGGAGTTGACCGAAGAAGATATCGATCAGTTGCCGATGTCTTACTGGAGCGAGATCCGCGTCGACAACGAGTCGGTGGAGAACGAACTCAACCGGATCATCGAAAGCACCACGACGCAGGTCAATCTGATCAAGCGTGCCTTCGATGACAAAATCGAAAAGCTCAAAGGCGGCGACGAACTGCCGCCCGGTGTGATCAAGATGGTCAAAGTCTTCGTCGCCATCAAGCGCAAGCTGCAAGTGGGCGACAAGATGGCCGGCCGTCACGGCAACAAGGGCGTGATCTCGCGCATTTTGCCCGAAGAAGATATGCCTTACTTGGATGACGGTACGCCGGTCGACGTGGTGCTCAACCCACTCGGCGTTCCCTCGCGTATGAACGTCGGGCAAATTCTCGAAGCCCATCTGGGCTGGGCGGCACTCAGTCTCGGTCGTCAGATCGACGAGATGATGCGCAGCCAAAAAGGCGACAACGACGCCCTGCGGCGGCGGCTGAAAGAATATTTAAATACCCGCGAAGCCAACGAGTTGATCGATGGCGCCAAGGATTCGGAGATTCTCAAACTCGCCGAGAAGTACCGCGACGGCGTGCGCTTCGCGTCGCCGGTTTTCGACGGCGCGGCGGAAGAAGAGATTTTCAACTTGCTGCGCAAGGCGGGTCTGCCGGCGAGCGGACAGGTGACGCTCCATGACGGCAGAACCGGCGAACCTTTCGACGGTAAAGTTACCGTTGGCGTCATGTACATCATGAAGCTGCATCATTTGGTCGACGATAAGATTCACGCCCGTTCCACGGGTCCCTACTCTTTAGTCACCCAACAACCGTTGGGGGGCAAGGCGCAGTTCGGCGGCCAGCGTTTGGGCGAGATGGAAGTCTGGGCGCTTGAGGCCTACGGTGCGGCGTATACGTTGCAAGAAATGCTCACCGTGAAGTCGGATGACGTCGTCGGCCGCACGCGCATGTACGAGGCGATTGTCAAAGGCGAACACTTGCTCGAACCTGGGCTTCCTGAGTCGTTCAACGTGATGGTCAAGGAACTGCAAAGTTTGTGTCTTGACGTCGAGCTCGTCGAAGAGAAGTAG
- a CDS encoding 50S ribosomal protein L10, with product MSETQAARAGHSEKAETVAAIHRVLQKAKMAIVTEYRGLTLAQMTKLRREIREASGEYQVIKNTLAERALEGTTFGNLEQLLQGPNGWAFAYEDPVMLSKALIKFSDDNDKLQIKGGVFEGQFMDRAGVKALSQMPSKPEIQARLLATINAPAIQLLRTLQEPGAQMVRLLESLRKTKGE from the coding sequence ATGTCGGAAACGCAAGCAGCTCGGGCCGGACATAGTGAAAAGGCCGAAACGGTCGCGGCGATTCATCGGGTTTTGCAGAAGGCCAAGATGGCGATCGTCACCGAATATCGTGGTCTGACGTTAGCGCAGATGACCAAGCTACGGCGCGAAATCCGCGAAGCCTCGGGCGAGTATCAAGTCATCAAGAACACCTTGGCCGAGCGCGCCCTCGAAGGCACCACCTTCGGCAACCTGGAGCAACTGCTCCAAGGGCCCAACGGTTGGGCCTTCGCCTATGAAGATCCGGTGATGTTGTCCAAAGCGTTGATCAAGTTTTCCGACGACAACGACAAGCTGCAAATCAAGGGCGGTGTGTTCGAAGGTCAGTTCATGGATCGCGCCGGGGTTAAGGCGCTGTCGCAAATGCCGAGCAAGCCGGAGATTCAAGCGCGCTTGTTGGCGACCATCAATGCGCCGGCGATCCAATTGCTACGCACCCTTCAAGAACCGGGCGCGCAGATGGTGCGTTTGCTCGAATCGTTACGCAAGACTAAAGGCGAATAA
- a CDS encoding 50S ribosomal protein L1: MSGNGKTYRAALEKIDRNQRYLLEDSLALVKQTARAKFDETVELAIRLGVDPRQADQNIRGTVSLPHGMGKTVRVLAFAKGDKEKEAQEAGADFVGSDDLIKKISEGWFDFDKAVATPDMMAAVGRIGKILGPRGLMPNPKTGTVSLDIGKAVREIKAGKLEFRVDKAGIVHVPVGKASFGAEQLIDNAKAVLMTILRAKPASAKGNYVKGVTVATTMGPGIKIDLAQVRAMAA, encoded by the coding sequence ACCGCGCCGCTTTGGAAAAGATCGACCGCAATCAGCGCTATCTGTTGGAAGATAGCCTAGCCTTGGTGAAGCAAACCGCCAGGGCTAAGTTCGACGAGACCGTTGAATTGGCGATCCGTTTGGGCGTCGATCCACGTCAGGCGGATCAAAACATCCGTGGCACCGTCAGCTTGCCCCACGGCATGGGTAAAACCGTTCGCGTCTTGGCTTTCGCCAAGGGCGATAAAGAAAAAGAGGCCCAAGAAGCGGGCGCCGATTTCGTCGGCAGCGACGATTTGATTAAGAAAATCAGCGAAGGTTGGTTCGACTTCGATAAAGCGGTGGCGACGCCTGACATGATGGCAGCGGTGGGCCGTATCGGTAAAATTCTCGGACCGCGCGGCCTGATGCCCAATCCGAAAACCGGCACAGTCTCACTGGACATCGGCAAAGCGGTTAGAGAAATCAAAGCCGGCAAGTTGGAGTTCCGAGTCGACAAGGCGGGCATCGTTCATGTGCCGGTGGGTAAGGCGTCCTTTGGCGCGGAGCAATTGATCGACAACGCCAAGGCGGTGTTGATGACGATCCTGCGCGCCAAGCCCGCATCGGCCAAGGGCAACTATGTCAAAGGCGTGACGGTTGCTACAACCATGGGTCCCGGCATCAAGATCGATTTGGCCCAGGTTCGCGCCATGGCCGCGTAA